One genomic region from Drosophila subpulchrella strain 33 F10 #4 breed RU33 chromosome 2R, RU_Dsub_v1.1 Primary Assembly, whole genome shotgun sequence encodes:
- the LOC119549325 gene encoding zinc finger CCCH domain-containing protein 13: MHTAAANGGPRVSFNRDVHVKRIGKHPSEYESSGNQPSYHQLPKDIDPADIRKEAALVIAQAGRHHSKAENGDHIPNFRARQRRQSQPSDFNSLPTRRKKGKPVTRSASDASTKKPASKRPSIFGLFGRKSDSNVSQLDRDPRFEDGGARRLVRSKSDVGSTKLARKANQEDRDKDKSSQSKQQLSPIIEQAQREDFFERDYFRERERRKSDAVTPREKDESGRGLSELLARSRSQAELDGPLLTSAGGGGGPSISAGIRDRIETLQAKSGENMHSSQQPAERLPLTKGRTVDGLVKRLSMERFSPQPVISQPAFSYIRPNEGITYAQLDLGEDQVRRSSPLDRDVRTPQRELAPARPPRASDVRPSYSPTSNGAPLAHRPSHSHSPSPWQQLSPRNLSDEDEGLGYEPRKVYYEEEFPRRAEPPIVPVLRSVSPSPYLDELGYRRAQLETRILTRRFGEGATLERQADRNREVGRPTPEREPERFHRPVRQELSNEYPVERTQVDSGSTLPKMEKTSRYRHTKYYDDGRGGVKETYVRETQRDGQVRESRHRERIGERDRDYNSADRLEQEPKSLDSQLTDQYRSSPELRAQQTQQQREQREDYWQSSLKRDKLQQRSFDKGDSGIENDFRKESFNGDLTSRWRKRTILDDIRACESFLRKERRDSAQQRQLQRQAVPSRLRREHSYVYRERSIDDGSHFDPHLDKYPVATSTLRRREQHSQSQTQSQAQKSEESSTLKRNKKLGGFEKVKQLFTGAGGSASNGGSGRSSGSNVSSGKKERMSNGNSSTLSRRDKDKEREKEKERERERYMVREEEMRSRYREHHTSAQETSREPKTIDISMRRRLSTPKASPLLVKRSPADKPPKKQPKAKESPLAKVEKTSWFRSLDRRAKSSPKELNVSVNGHSETTSSLKRTKRNPTAAPAKNLRFFGDTDLDSNPPTISKATSMPRSRPSLGQSKHSQSAYHLDRSPPPPARDYRHTLAGQAQVQSQSGGSRQRASSMQHLDNGSDEVDFRKRRHYSRSRELHDISESGSEPEPAERHKRSSTAGQRAMSLERSVDGPRSQRIEDRPLLGPPKPARSAERRGLLNSLGQENVGYGRDRYPAESSGTEGESSLHSQRSVVYLHATTVGDIPQPYNLRRRSMSRDDLRKGKQPAQAPQQPPPLQPMTRTVSRSVSMLAPWKPKHISEGYEINYSQEQNKRMSTLPRKPPPHNGATSASTLSRLGRKNESSPSTRRYHMDSLERPPPPRSVLSASNLRSTRTK; this comes from the exons ATGCACACTGCGGCCGCGAATGGAGGACCCCGGGTCAGCTTTAATCGGGACGTGCACGTGAAGCGGATAG GCAAGCATCCCAGTGAGTACGAGTCGTCGGGTAACCAGCCGAGTTACCACCAGCTGCCCAAGGACATCGATCCCGCGGACATCCGCAAGGAGGCTGCCCTGGTGATCGCCCAGGCGGGCaggcaccacagcaaggccgAGAACGGCGACCACATCCCCAACTTCCGGGCCAGGCAGCGGCGCCAGAGCCAGCCCAGTGACTTCAACTCCCTGCCCACGCGGCGCAAGAAGGGCAAGCCCGTGACCCGGAGCGCCAGTGACGCCTCCACCAAGAAGCCGGCCAGCAAGCGGCCCTCGATCTTCGGTCTCTTCGGTCGCAAGAGCGACTCGAATGTCAGCCAGTTGGACAGGGACCCGCGATTCGAGGACGGCGGCGCCAGGCGTCTAGTGCGCAGCAAGAGTGATGTGGGCAGCACCAAGCTAGCCAGGAAAGCCAACCAGGAAGACAGGGACAAGGACAAGAGCAGTCAGTCCAAGCAGCAGCTGAGTCCCATCATCGAGCAGGCCCAGCGGGAGGACTTCTTCGAGAGGGACTACTTCCGGGAGCGGGAGCGCCGCAAATCAGACGCCGTCACGCCGCGCGAAAAGGATGAAAGTGGTCGCGGTCTAAGCGAACTGCTAGCCCGCAGCCGCTCCCAGGCGGAGCTAGACGGACCGCTCCTCACGTCGGCAGGCGGCGGAGGAGGTCCTTCCATTTCGGCGGGCATCCGCGACAGAATCGAGACCCTGCAGGCCAAGTCCGGCGAGAATATGCACAGCTCCCAGCAGCCAGCGGAGCGTCTGCCGCTGACCAAGGGTCGAACCGTGGACGGCCTGGTCAAGCGGCTGTCCATGGAGCGCTTCTCCCCACAGCCGGTGATCAGCCAGCCGGCCTTCTCTTACATACGGCCCAACGAGGGCATCACCTATGCCCAGCTGGATCTGGGCGAGGATCAGGTGCGTCGTTCGTCGCCCCTCGATCGGGATGTGCGCACTCCCCAGAGGGAGCTCGCTCCGGCCAGACCGCCGAGGGCCAGCGATGTGCGGCCCAGTTACTCGCCCACCTCCAATGGGGCACCTCTGGCCCACAGGCCCAGTCACTCGCATTCGCCCTCGCCCTGGCAGCAGCTAAGTCCCCGCAACCTCAGTGACGAGGACGAGGGTCTGGGCTATGAGCCCAGGAAGGTCTACTACGAGGAGGAGTTCCCCCGCAGGGCAGAGCCCCCAATAGTGCCAGTCCTCAGAAGCGTCAGTCCATCGCCCTACCTGGACGAGTTGGGCTACAGGCGAGCTCAGCTGGAGACGCGCATCCTCACAAGGCGCTTCGGGGAGGGAGCCACCCTGGAGCGTCAGGCAGACAGGAATAGGGAGGTGGGCAGACCCACTCCCGAACGGGAGCCAGAGCGCTTCCACCGTCCTGTGCGCCAGGAGCTGTCCAACGAGTATCCGGTGGAGAGAACCCAGGTGGACAGCGGCTCCACGCTGCCCAAAATGGAGAAGACCTCCCGCTACCGGCACACCAAGTACTACGACGACGGGCGCGGGGGCGTGAAGGAGACCTATGTGCGGGAGACCCAGCGGGATGGTCAGGTGAGGGAGTCGCGGCATCGCGAGCGCATCGGGGAACGCGACCGAGACTACAACTCGGCTGATCGGCTGGAGCAGGAGCCCAAGAGCCTGGACTCGCAGCTGACGGACCAGTACCGATCCTCGCCAGAGCTGCGAGCCCAGCAGACGCAGCAGCAGCGAGAGCAACGCGAGGACTACTGGCAGAGCAGCCTGAAGCGGGACAAGCTGCAGCAGCGCAGCTTCGACAAGGGCGACTCCGGAATCGAGAACGATTTCCGCAAGGAGTCCTTCAATGGAGACTTGACCTCCAG ATGGCGCAAACGCACAATCCTCGACGACATAAGGGCCTGCGAGTCCTTCCTGCGCAAGGAGCGGCGGGACAGCGCCCAACAGCGCCAGTTGCAACGGCAGGCGGTACCGTCGCGTCTGCGCCGCGAACACAGCTACGTTTACAGGGAAAGATCCATCGACGATGGTTCGCACTTCGATCCGCACCTGGACAAGTACCCGGTGGCCACCAGCACTCTGCGTCGTCGGGAGCAGCACTCCCAGTCACAGACCCAATCCCAGGCCCAAAAGAGCGAGGAATCGAGCACCCTGAAGCGGAACAAGAAGCTGGGGGGCTTCGAGAAGGTCAAGCAGCTGTTCACGGGCGCCGGAGGAAGCGCCAGCAATGGGGGCAGTGGGCGCAGCAGTGGCAGCAATGTGTCCAGTGGCAAGAAGGAGCGGATGAGCAACGGGAACAGTAGCACCCTGAGCCGCCGCGACAAGGACAAGGAGCGGGAGAAGGAGAAGGAACGGGAGAGGGAGCGCTACATGGTCAGAGAGGAGGAGATGCGGTCGCGGTACCGCGAGCATCACACCTCAGCCCAGGAGACCTCACGCGAACCAAAG ACTATCGATATCTCGATGCGACGCCGACTGTCCACGCCCAAAGCTAGTCCCCTGCTGGTGAAGCGCAGTCCAGCggacaagccgcccaaaaagCAGCCAAAGGCGAAGGAGTCGCCGCTCGCGAAGGTCGAGAAGACGAGCTGGTTCAGATCGCTGGACCGCCGGGCCAAGAGCAGTCCCAAGGAG CTCAATGTATCCGTCAATGGACACAGTGAGACCACTTCGAGCCTGAAGCGGACCAAACGCAACCCGACAGCTGCTCCGGCCAAGAATCTGCGCTTCTTCGGCGACACCGATCTGGATTCGAATCCGCCGACCATTTCCAAGGCCACCAGCATGCCCAG GAGTCGTCCGTCGCTGGGTCAGTCAAAGCACTCGCAGAGTGCCTACCACCTGGATCGCAGTCCTCCTCCGCCAGCCCGCGACTACCGCCACACGCTGGCTGGCCAGGCCCAGGTCCAGAGTCAGAGCGGCGGCAGTCGTCAGCGGGCCAGTTCCATGCAGCATCTGGACAACGGCAGCGACGAGGTGGACTTCCGGAAGAGGCGCCACTACTCGCGCTCCCGTGAGCTGCACGACATCTCGGAGAGTGGCTCTGAGCCGGAGCCAGCGGAGCGGCACAAGCGAAGCAGCACGGCGGGTCAGCGGGCCATGTCGCTGGAGAGGTCGGTGGATGGACCGCGCAGCCAGCGGATCGAGGATCGTCCGCTGCTGGGACCACCAAAGCCGGCCAGGAGTGCCGAACGCCGTGGGCTGCTCAACAGTTTGGGCCAGGAAAACGTGGGCTACGGCAG GGATCGATATCCGGCGGAGAGTTCCGGCACCGAGGGCGAATCCAGTCTGCACAGCCAACGCAGCGTAGTCTATCTGCACGCCACCACGGTGGGTGACATCCCACAGCCATACAACCTGCGCCGGCGGTCGATGTCACGCGATGACCTTCGCAAGGGCAAGCAGCCGGCGCAGGCCCCCCAGCAACCGCCGCCCCTCCAGCCCATGACCCGCACCGTCTCCAGGTCCGTCTCCATGCTGGCCCCCTGGAAGCCCAAGCACATCAGCGAGGGCTACGAGATCAATTACTCCCAGGAGCAGAACAAGCGG ATGTCCACACTGCCGCGGAAGCCACCACCACATAATGGAGCCACCAGTGCCAGCACCTTGAGCCGGCTGGGCCGCAAGAACGAGTCTTCCCCGTCGACGCGACGCTACCACATGGACAGCCTGGAGCGCCCGCCACCCCCGCGGTCGGTGCTCTCAGCATCGAATTTACGCAGCACCAGGACGAAGTGA